In Prunus dulcis chromosome 1, ALMONDv2, whole genome shotgun sequence, the following are encoded in one genomic region:
- the LOC117616356 gene encoding tyrosine--tRNA ligase, chloroplastic/mitochondrial, producing MRMAAAATSRAFLFSHHYHSLPFFFPSFLTASRLPTLHRNNLRNPILLSTVKCLRSSSGRQNVVEILEERGLLESLTSEHLRQACSDPSLPPLKVYCGFDPTAESLHLGNLLGIIVLSWFQRCGHRPVALIGGATARIGDPSGKSFERPELDLDTLSLNTSGVSNNITRILGGISILNNYEWWKEVRLLEFLKDVGRYARVGSMIAKESVKKRLESEQGMSYTEFTYQLLQGYDFLYLFQNEGINVQIGGSDQWGNITAGTELIRKILRADAAAYGLTFPLLLKSDGTKFGKSEDGAVWLSPSMLSPYKFYQYLFSVPDADVVRFLKILTFMDMDEIKQLENEMKGPGYLPNTVQRRLAEEVTRFVHGQDGLDEALKATEALRPGADTKLDWKTIQAISEDVPSCSFPYNQVLDLSLVDLSVSSGLLDSKSAARRLLKQGGLYLNNSRVDNENKRVEPQDIVDGKLLLLSAGKKNKVLVQILNDT from the coding sequence ttccttACTGCATCTAGGTTACCCACCCTTCACCGTAATAACTTGAGGAACCCAATCCTTCTCTCTACCGTCAAGTGTTTGCGGTCCTCATCTGGGCGTCAAAATGTGGTTGAAATTCTTGAAGAGAGGGGGTTGCTTGAATCTCTAACCAGTGAACATCTAAGGCAGGCCTGCTCAGACCCCAGTCTCCCTCCTCTCAAAGTCTATTGTGGGTTCGACCCAACTGCTGAATCCTTGCACTTAGGTAACCTTCTTGGAATTATTGTTCTCTCATGGTTCCAAAGATGTGGCCATCGCCCCGTCGCTTTGATTGGTGGTGCCACAGCCCGTATCGGAGACCCTTCCGGAAAGAGCTTCGAGAGGCCTGAGCTTGACCTGGACACTCTGTCTCTAAACACTTCAGGAGTTTCTAATAACATTACAAGAATTTTGGGTGGGATTTCCATCTTGAACAATTATGAGTGGTGGAAAGAGGTTCGGTTGTTAGAATTTCTGAAAGATGTGGGTCGATATGCGAGAGTGGGAAGCATGATCGCGAAGGAGAGTGTGAAAAAGAGGTTGGAATCAGAACAAGGAATGAGCTACACTGAGTTCACGTATCAGTTGTTGCAGGGCTATGATTTTCTCTACCTTTTCCAGAACGAAGGCATTAATGTTCAGATTGGGGGTAGCGATCAATGGGGAAATATAACAGCAGGGACTGAACTCATACGCAAGATTCTTCGTGCTGATGCTGCTGCTTATGGCTTGACATTCCCTCTTCTGTTGAAGAGTGATGGAACCAAATTTGGCAAGTCCGAAGATGGTGCCGTTTGGCTTTCTCCATCCATGTTGTCTCCTTACAAATTCTATCAGTATTTGTTCTCTGTTCCAGATGCTGATGTGGTCAGGTTCCTTAAGATTCTCACTTTCATGGACATGGATGAGATCAAACAGTTGGAGAATGAGATGAAGGGGCCTGGATACTTGCCCAACACGGTTCAGCGCAGGCTTGCTGAGGAGGTCACCCGTTTTGTACATGGTCAAGATGGTCTTGATGAGGCCCTCAAAGCAACTGAGGCGTTAAGGCCTGGTGCGGACACTAAATTGGACTGGAAAACCATTCAAGCTATTTCTGAGGATGTGCCATCCTGTTCTTTCCCTTATAATCAGGTCCTGGATCTCTCCCTTGTTGATCTTTCAGTGTCGTCTGGTTTGCTTGACAGCAAATCTGCTGCCCGGCGTCTGTTGAAGCAAGGGGGGCTTTACTTGAACAACTCAAGAGTTGATAATGAAAATAAGAGAGTTGAACCTCAAGACATTGTGGATGGGAAACTTCTCCTTTTATCCGCGGGCAAGAAAAACAAGGTTCTTGTACAGATATTAAACGACACCTGA
- the LOC117624700 gene encoding uncharacterized protein LOC117624700: MVGGIAMDFPADEAASFSSPPRLPRRLRRRLSVVDCNKTPNTAEQIETKLRLADLRRQEYYEKLSSKARAKPRSPSRCSSQEEDLGQRLEAKLQAAEKKRLSILESAQMRLAKLDELRQAARSGVEMRFEKERQKLGSKVESRFQQAEANRMLMLKAYRQRRATLKERSSQSLLRKTAREKKYKERVCAAINQKRAAAEKKRLGLLEAEKKRACARMLQVQSVAKSVSHQREIERRAKRDQLEDRLQRAKRQRAEYLKQRGRLQSSFQLSWNRMHKQADLLSRKLARCWRRFLRLRRTTFALAKDYDALKINVKSVKSMPFEQLAILIESIDTLQTVKGLLDRLESRLKVSRAVASINYPSSFDNIDHLLKRVASPKRRTTPRTSLRSREAKKIGSVRDKARTSVKLSRYPVRVVLCAYMILGHPDAVFSGRGESEISLAKSAEEFVREFELLLKVILEGPIHSSDDEADSALPKHLTFRSQLGAFDKAWCSYLNCFVVWKVKDAQLLVEDLVRAACHLELSMIQTCKMTPEGETGDLTHDMKAIQKQVTEDQKLLREKVHHLSGDAGLERMNSALSETRVNYFQAKETGSPSVLKTTHIISPSSPSQTLGLSAASSDKKPSRVVRSLFREADTTHHEGSLSSVPKPNLGLQLGSSSQNLVTENELIVNEFLHEQKQAFADIFNVTGKDKNDVQSKIRQTMEKAFWDGIIESVKQEEPNYDRIIQLMREVRDEICEMAPQSWKQEIIEAIDVDILSEVLKSGNLDIDYLGKILEFSLVTLRRLSAPANDDEMMAIHQSLRKELDEICQTRDESNFSSVTAMIKGLRFILEQIQVLKQEISKARIRIMEPLLKGPTGVQYLRNAFANHHGSPSDANNSLPLMVQWLSSVSNCKDQEWQEHTISCSTLMSSGGPSQGFVPSTALRSGGSFLVKPNQDPISTSATDITGNQQPECKGERVDLLVRLGLLKLVSGVSGLTEEALPETFKLNLSRLRAVQAQIQKIIVTSVSILICRQTLLSERVITSPSDIESIVSKCIERLLGVLDSVEDAGMEEIVESISDFANDSKEVVDNEKLRSRKAVIGRMLAKSLQAGDPVFERVSRAVYMAARGVVLGGSGPVGRKLAETALRQVGAAALTDSVVEAAEVLVVAATISVSVHGPWYIHLTDNM, from the exons ATGGTGGGGGGTATAGCCATGGATTTCCCGGCCGACGAAGCGGCGTCGTTCTCCTCGCCTCCAAGACTTCCCAGGAGGCTCAGACGGCGGCTGAGCGTTGTCGACTGTAACAAGACTCCTAACACCGCCGAACAAATCGAAACCAAGCTCCGGCTCGCCGATCTTCGCCGACAG GAATACTATGAAAAGTTGTCAAGCAAGGCACGAGCAAAGCCAAGAAGTCCCTCTCGATGTTCATCTCAAGAGGAAGACCTTGGTCAGCGCCTTGAAGCCAAGCTCCAAGCTgctgaaaagaaaag GTTGAGCATTCTGGAAAGCGCTCAAATGCGCTTAGCTAAGTTGGATGAGTTGCGGCAAGCAGCTAGAAGTGGGGTGGAAATGCGTTTTGAGAAGGAACGTCAAAAGCTTGGCTCCAAAGTGGAATCACGTTTTCAGCAGGCAGAGGCAAATAGAATGCTTATGCTCAAGGCTTATAGACAAAGAAGGGCCACACTGAAGGAGAGGTCATCTCAGTCATTATTGCGAAAGACAGCGAGGGAGAAGAAGTATAAAGAGCGTGTATGTGCTGCAATTAACCAAAAACGTGCAGCTGCTGAAAAAAAGCGATTGGGACTTCTGGAAGCAGAGAAGAAGAGGGCCTGTGCGAGGATGTTGCAAGTGCAAAGTGTGGCTAAGTCTGTTTCTCACCAGCGTGAGATTGAAAGGAGGGCAAAGAGAGATCAGTTAGAAGACCGGTTGCAAAGG GCAAAGAGACAAAGAGCAGAATATCTAAAGCAAAGAGGAAGGCTACAGAGTTCTTTTCAATTGAGTTGGAATAGGATGCACAAGCAGGCTGATCTCCTTTCCAGAAAGTTAGCAAG GTGTTGGAGACGTTTCCTTAGGCTGAGGAGAACTACTTTTGCTTTGGCAAAAGATTATGATGCTTTGAAAATTAATGTAAAGAGTGTCAAGTCAATGCCATTTGAGCAGCTTGCAATTCTGATTGAATCAATTGATACCCTTCAGACGGTGAAAGGTCTACTTGACCGACTGGAGAGCCGGTTAAAAGTTTCCAGGGCTGTTGCCTCTATAAATTATCCATCCAGTTTTGATAACATAGATCACCTTCTCAAACGAGTTGCTTCCCCAAAGAGGAGGACTACACCACGGACATCTTTAAGAAGTAGAGAAGCGAAGAAAATAGGTTCCGTCAGGGACAAAGCTAGAACTTCTGTTAAATTATCAAGGTATCCGGTGAGAGTGGTTCTTTGTGCTTACATGATTCTGGGTCATCCAGATGCGGTTTTCAGTGGTAGAGGTGAGAGTGAAATTTCTCTGGCCAAATCTGCAGAAGAATTTGTTAGAGAGTTTGAGTTGTTACTGAAGGTTATATTGGAGGGTCCAATACACAGTTCTGATGACGAGGCTGACTCCGCATTGCCCAAACATTTGACCTTCAGATCTCAGCTTGGAGCTTTTGATAAAGCATGGTGCTCCTACTTGAATTGCTTTGTGGTGTGGAAGGTTAAGGATGCTCAGTTGTTGGTGGAGGATTTGGTGAGAGCAGCGTGCCATTTAGAACTCTCTATGATTCAAACTTGCAAGATGACCCCGGAAGGAGAGACTGGTGATCTTACTCATGATATGAAGGCTATTCAGAAACAG GTTACAGAAGACCAAAAGCTACTGAGGGAAAAAGTGCACCACCTAAGTGGTGATGCTGGGCTTGAGCGCATGAATTCTGCTTTATCTGAAACAAGGGTAAATTACTTTCAAGCAAAGGAAACTGGAAGCCCGTCAGTGTTGAAGACCACACACATTATTTCTCCGAGCTCACCTAGTCAAACACTTGGTCTTTCTGCTGCTAGCTCAGATAAGAAGCCAAGTCGTGTAGTTCGTTCCTTATTTAGGGAAGCTGATACCACTCATCATGAGGGATCTCTGTCCTCTGTtccaaaacccaatttgggTCTGCAGCTTGGATCTTCTTCCCAAAATTTGGTGACAGAGAATGAATTGATCGTGAATGAGTTTCTCCATGAGCAGAAGCAGGCTTTTGCTGATATCTTCAATGTTACTGGCAAAGATAAAAACGATGTCCAG TCAAAAATAAGACAGACAATGGAGAAGGCTTTTTGGGATGGCATAATTGAATCTGTAAAACAGGAGGAGCCCAACTATGACAGGATTATTCAACTCATGAGGGAGGTGAGGGATGAAATCTGCGAGATGGCTCCACAGAGCTGGAAACAAGAGATTATTGAAGCTATTGATGTGGATATTCTGTCAGAG gtGCTAAAATCTGGTAACCTGGACATTGATTACCTGGGAAAGATCCTAGAGTTTTCATTGGTCACTTTGCGAAGGCTCTCTGCTCCAGCAAATGATGATGAAATGATGGCCATACACCAGAGTTTAAGGAAAGAGCTGGATGAGATATGTCAAACCAGGGATGAGTCCAACTTCTCAAGTGTCACGGCAATGATCAAGGGTCTGCGTTTTATCCTAGAGCAGATTCAG GTGCTTAAACAGGAGATTAGCAAAGCACGTATAAGAATTATGGAACCTTTGTTAAAGGGGCCTACTGGTGTGCAATACCTTAGAAATGCTTTCGCCAATCACCATGGGTCTCCCTCTGATGCCAATAATTCTCTACCGCTGATGGTGCAGTGGCTTTCATCTGTGTCGAATTGCAAAGATCAGGAGTGGCAAGAACATACAATCTCATGCTCAACTTTGATGAGCAGTGGTGGCCCATCTCAGGGGTTTGTTCCTTCCACCGCCCTGAGAAGTGGTGGAAGCTTTCTGGTGAAACCAAATCAGGATCCTATTTCTACATCTGCTACAGATATCACAG GTAATCAACAACCGGAATGTaagggagagagagttgaTTTGTTGGTGAGGCTTGGTTTATTGAAGTTGGTAAGTGGTGTGTCTGGTCTGACAGAAGAGGCTTTGCCAGAGACTTTCAAGCTTAACCTGTCTAGGCTGAGGGCTGTTCAGGCTCAAATTCAGAAAATTATTGTTACTTCTGTAAG CATTCTTATTTGCCGGCAAACCCTGTTAAGTGAGAGGGTTATAACCAGCCCTTCAGACATCGAGAGCATAGTATCAAAATGCATTGAGCGACTTTTGGGGGTCTTGGACAGTGTTGAAGATGCAGGTATGGAAGAAATTGTTGAATCAATTAGTGATTTTGCGAATGACAGCAAGGAAGTTGTGGACAATGAGAAGCTTCGGTCAAGGAAGGCAGTTATTGGCAGGATGCTAGCAAAGAGCTTGCAAGCAGGAGATCCTGTGTTTGAAAGGGTTTCCCGTGCTGTTTATATGGCTGCAAGAGGAGTGGTTCTTGGGGGTAGTGGACCGGTTGGAAGAAAATTAGCAGAAACAGCACTCCGGCAAGTTGGAGCTGCTGCACTGACTGACAGCGTAGTGGAAGCTGCTGAAGTTTTAGTGGTGGCAGCTACCATATCAGTTAGTGTTCATGGTCCCTGGTATATACATCTGACTGATAACATGTGA